In Corylus avellana chromosome ca2, CavTom2PMs-1.0, the following proteins share a genomic window:
- the LOC132170472 gene encoding kinesin-like protein KIN-14I: MVGVVGAKDLPAEPSEQEFRLGLRSGIILCNVLNKVYSGAVPKVVESPCDSALVLDGAALSAFQYFENVRNFLVAVQEMGIPTFEASDLEQGGKSG, translated from the exons ATGGTGGGAGTAGTGGGGGCGAAGGATTTGCCGGCGGAACCGTCGGAGCAGGAGTTCAGGCTGGGATTGAGAAGTGGGATCATTCTCTGCAATGTGCTCAACAAGGTTTACTCTGGAGCTGTGCCCAAG gtGGTGGAAAGTCCATGTGATTCTGCTCTGGTTCTTGATGGGGCCGCATTGTCCGCATTTCAGTACTTTGAGAATGTGAGGAATTTCCTGGTGGCTGTGCAGGAAATGGGAATTCCTACGTTTGAGGCGTCTGATCTGGAACAA GGAGGGAAATCTGGTTGA